The Solanum lycopersicum chromosome 8, SLM_r2.1 DNA segment aATGTTTGTGGTTGTATTTATTCTGAGCTGCTGTTTGATAAAATCTTGTGTGTAGTCCTTCCTACTATGTCGATCCAAGAACATGCTGGGAATGAGAAGTCTTGTGTGTGGCATGCTGCTGACTTTGCTGATGGAGAACTGAAAGATGAGACTTTTTGCATCCGCTTTGCTTCAGTTGAGAGTGAGTAATCTGTTTATGCATCTTTTGGGTATTATTATTGTGCCTTTAGTTAAGATATGCTTTTTGAGCTATTTGTCTTCTCCTATGCGTATGTAACACTTGAAAGTCATTGTGATAGGATTTCCATATGCTATTTGAAATCTTCTATTTTCAATCAACATGTGATTTATCAATTGATaaagatgaaaaatgaaataagctCACCACTTCCACAGGGTGGATCATTAGTTAAATTACATACAATTGATGGTGTTGTTTCTAAGTAGTTTAGAGTGCCCTAATTTGTATTAGAAGAAGTGATTTAGTATTGAAATAAAATGGTCCCAAACAGAATGGAATGGATATTGAGGATTTATATTGCCAAGTCCAACCATACCAAAGAATGGTGTTTGTCATTGGTACTCAGTGCACATTTAGGTTATTGATTATGATATGTTGAATGATGGTAATTAGCTTAATTATGTGGCACACACTCCATACATCCATGAGTTATACTCTTGTTAGTGCTTCTTCAGGAGTTGTCTTAACTAATTTCCCCTGAAGATGGCTGAAATATCTTGGATGGTGGGTTATGTCATGCGATATTTGATACTCACCACTCTTTAATTGAGGTTGATGTATTGGGAATCAGAAACTAATTTCCTTGATGTATTCTTTACTTGTAAATCACAAATTATGAGCTTCTTATTACAGTGTGATTACTAATTAATGGCTTACACAAACTCCTTGAGTACATTCATGAAACTTAGTTGCATTCCTTGCATGGGCTGTAATCCTGCAAGTCATCTTAAATCAACACTGAACAACTGTTTAGGATTACTCCAGATTTGTAGAACCAAGTTGAATTAGATGTTTGGAACAATTCTTAACATTACCCCTGTTTTTCAAAACCagatttttaactttattttaatcttGTCTGTCAGATTGCAAGGCTTTCAAAGAGAAGGTTGAAGAAATTGCTGAATCTCAACAGACAAAGTCTGGACAAAGTGAAGAAGCTGGTGCTGCTGCTACTGAACTTATTGAAAAGCTTAGTGTTGAAAGCAAAGATAAAAATGACAAACCTGAAGACAAAGAGGCCCCTGCAGCTACAGAGGAAAAGGAAGATAAGAAGGAAGAGAAAGCtgaagaaaagaattaaaatgtttgtattgtcggtcagttttttttttttgaaaggttAATAGCATTCGTTGTTTCTGTCTGATCCAATAGATATGATAGATATAAGCAATGTGTCTCTTGTGGtcttatttgttgttgttgggaTGGTTTGGATTTTCATTTGGGTCTTGAGTCGAGTGCAGCTTCATGTTTTATTGTGGTCTTTGGTGTTTCCTTGTACTTATTTATTGTGTGTTTGCAAATTTTGGTTCATGGGGGTACACCACCCAGTATAAGGGATTACGTTTGTTAAAACCTTTAGCACTGTTAGTGAGATCATTTTTGAGTTACAGTTGTTGCAGGTAAGGGAATGGCAACTCGTCCCATCTGTTGAGATAAGAGCTGAAAGTTAAATTAGTCTCTTTCTTGATTGCCTTTCTTAGCTTTGTTTATAGGAGATAATTTGgatgttgatgaaaatgaaagaGCAATATTCTTTCACACTCTTGActatacatcatatatataaaaatattgatagtttgactaaatattttatcaaggcATGGAGCCAATAGAATATGGAACTGTAATTTGAGAATCTTTGGAGGAAAGATCAGAACAGGAGCTGGATTCAATCAAATATAGTGATATTTCAGAAGTGAAATAATTGTTCGAACTACCTAAAACAAACATATCTAGTGGAATCTTAGAAGTGAAATAATTATTCGAAATTAACTAAAACATAATTCATAGAGTTAATTAATACCTCAATAGGTGAGGTGAGCATGTGCTATTCTTCGCACCACTTGCTGGTTAGATGGTTAAAATAAAGTAGTATTTGATGTTGAGGCGTGTGTTGATATGAAAAGTGAGAAGTTGTTAGTGAACTTGCAAAAAGTCTATATATCGAACTCCAGAAGTAAATATCTCAAGTTTGTGCCAATTTGATAAACAAACACTTGCATGAAAGAATCATCTCTCATGCAATAACAAGGTTATGACTTGGGCGATGCTATTTCCTAGCCATGTctcaaaaagtttttttttttcaaagatgtcaaatattataatttatttttagtcaTAGTATTTGACATATCATGGTCCATATTTACTGAAAAGCCTCTATCATAACCAAAAGATAAGATACAATGGGGGTTGCAATATTTATGAACAAAGTTTTGcccatatatttaaaaaaggaaCCACAGCATAATTGGTCCCAGAAGTAATAAATTTCATCTGACCAGCAATTGCCACAAGAGTTAGCATTTGATTGCCAACCTGGGCAATGGACGATATTAAGCAGTCTAAGTTTCTATTGCACAAACATTACATTTCCTACAACAGTTTCCATGTCCTACGAATCAACCAAGTTTCTCAAGCATTAACTGTACACTTATATCATGGTGCCAAACACACTTGGAATGCTGATGAAGGGGTGAACAACCTGATCAAATACAACAGGTGTATGCTACCACCACCTTTGCTAgtttctttttcaatataaagctCTGGCGATATCATGGAGATATTGCACAACCGGTTGACGTTATCATATCTGTGTCTATTTCTCCACTTGTTCCCTTTGTTGAAGGATAGTCCTTAGAATTATCTGCAGTCATATTAATTAGACTAGTAGGATAAGAAGTTCGATATTTAAACCATTTACAAGGTCACAACACTTACTGAATATGGAATCAATTGACGGCCGCCTAGGTGATGTGTCCCTTGTAGGATctggaaaaaattgaaatgagaATGAAATCACTCTGTGCGCACTTATATGTAGACAGATAAGATGAACATTTAACATCACATAAAGCAAATAGAAACATGACAGATACTACTCATTAGTTCAGTAACAGAGATTAGGTTCAAAATAGCAGAAGGTCCATGCGGTCTTTTGAAGATCTATTTGTTTCCGATTTCGGATGAAGTGCCATTGGATGTTAAACAAGAAGGTACATAGTCTAATGCCTGGTATGCCTTCTGAAATAGTTTAAACATTCATTTTGGTTcttgataatataatttccaCAAAACTTCTTGCAGGTTAGCATCactagtttattattattttataattccaGACCAATAATTATAAACCATGTGCAATCGAGAAATGCATCCTTAAAATATCAGAGAGCTTGGGAAAGGAAGCAAAGTAGTTGTACCAAAACCTTCAAATTCAGCCTAGAAGCCagataaacaaacaaaaagatttACAACACCATCATCATGAAtagtaacaataacaataataagtaTTAGAAATATCAATCTTGTGAACTCTGAACTGGTTTCATTTTCAGATAAGAACTTGCAGAAACTCCCCCCAAAGTTAGAGGAAAACCTACAATGCTTCTTTGGAGAGTGCAGTTACAGTAGTTCCGAGGAGATTTCTAGATAGGTGTCAGAGGTccacttttatgaaagataagCACACGCAAACATCTAACTAAAGTATAATTACACAATTGTAGAAGGCATTGAAAGGGGAACAAATGACTCACCGGAAGAGTTGCGCAGTGCCTTGACAGCATCAAAGTTTTTGTATGTATAGCCCACAAAACTTAAATCTTTGGGAGTTAATGACATCTATAAACATGAAACTTGAAGTTAGATAACTAACTTAGAATTCTGAGGCTGCAAACACATATTAGCAGGTTATTATTATGCATCAAATATTTCACTTGAAGTTTGGCTTCACATAGGGTACGTAGAAGAATACCAGGATGAAACTATTGCGAGAAATTTCTAGATGTACCACAAATCATGCAGGCTGCAGAACAAACACTGGAAGAACTTTATAATCCTTCCAGAATCTTGCACAGTTGGGTTCAAATCCATCTTTCTATAACTTATGCCCAAACACTTTATAACCACTTGTAAATTGCAGCTAAGCTTTCtttctcaataaaaaaaaattgcagctAAGCTTTGTTTCATTATTTATGCATGTAAGGACACATATCCAAAGGAATGGACATGATTTCTAAGTGCAAAATGTCATGACTTCTAGGAGGTTGATGTACAAGAAACAAAACAAGAAGATCGAAGTAAAAGAACagctttccttttttttctgttttggtAGTTAAAGATATCGACGATAAAGTACTTGATTAAAGTAAACCATCTACTTTACTAGCGATTCATAAAGCTTGTTATACACATGACCATTCAGTTAGGTTTTATTCAAAAGTATGTATGCAATAATGTGGTGTCAATTGGATCTAGGGCTATATATCTGTTactagaaaagaaaagatatagaaaatatatcaaaaatctaCAAGCCtctgaaatatatatatacacacataagaAATACTCGCTGGATGTGATGAGGAAATAGGATTTGGCGAAAGATGGATTAGGTAAATTTAAGTTTTGCATAAGCAGTGTCAAATTTTCAGTACTAATAAATGGTACCCTGTCTGGTTTTTTTCCTTCCCAGAGAGGCTTAAGGTAAGGAgatcctctctctcttttttcttttcagttTTCATCATAGCCATGGAAGGACTGAATGGTTTGGTGAAAAGTGCACAGGAAAATAATTGGTTCAGGGGTTCAAAGTTAGCACAAGAGCTGACTGAAGTATGGCAATTTCTCACCTTCAGTATGCTGAtgattttcttgtattttgtgAAGTTGACAGAGAACAGTCGATGATGATGAGGGTGATTTTTTCATTCTGTTTGAAGATATCTCAGGCTTACATATTAGCTGGAACAAGAGATATTGTATATCGAGTTAATGATGTAATGATATCCTAAGTTTGGCTAATATTTGTACAGAAAAGTTGGGGAACTGCCAACTGTATGCTTGGGGATTCCTCTGGGAAGCAAATCAAATAGGATATGGAATGGAGTAATAGAAAAATGTGAGAAGAAACTGGCTCATAGGAAATGCCAGTACCTTTCATTTGGGTGCCGCTTACTCTAATAAACTCAGTTCTGGATGCTATGCCAACATACATGATGTCTCTATTCCCTATTCTAGTGAATGTTGGCTGTTGCCGAGAGAACTGATTCTTTAAGAAGAAATTTTCTATGGGATT contains these protein-coding regions:
- the RanBP1 gene encoding Ran binding protein-1; protein product: MASTTVEPKLEKKEEEVEAEVEENPTGDDEDTGAQVAPIVRLQEVAVSTGEENEHVLLDLKSKLYRFDKEGSQWKERGVGTVKLLKHKETGKVRLVMRQSKTLKICANHLVLPTMSIQEHAGNEKSCVWHAADFADGELKDETFCIRFASVENCKAFKEKVEEIAESQQTKSGQSEEAGAAATELIEKLSVESKDKNDKPEDKEAPAATEEKEDKKEEKAEEKN